Proteins encoded in a region of the Candidatus Hydrogenedens sp. genome:
- a CDS encoding accessory Sec system protein Asp2, producing the protein MYKNNIFIYRSVLLLFISVLIVSSIGCVHVNNEMGATQKKTGKSVCTGFINKTLDNGKLMKRYVVYVPYEYTPQTKIPMIVFLHGAGERGQNGLVQTEVGLATSIRRHPERWQAIVVFPQCPAGKYYNEIEEDIDLCINKTLKEYNIDRKRIYLTGLSMGGFGTWIYGAKHTDMFAALVPICGGGELAFIKQRLERPEIPDETPQDVEQRVQRLKDMPIWAFHGADDDVVPVDCTRNFVQKIKDAGGTKILYTEYPGVKHNSWVKAYEETDLPKWLFSQHK; encoded by the coding sequence ATGTATAAGAATAATATCTTTATATACAGAAGTGTCTTGCTTCTTTTTATAAGTGTATTGATTGTATCATCTATAGGATGTGTGCATGTAAATAACGAAATGGGGGCTACGCAAAAAAAGACCGGGAAATCGGTATGTACAGGGTTTATCAACAAAACGCTTGATAATGGCAAATTAATGAAACGGTATGTAGTTTATGTCCCTTATGAATATACACCTCAGACAAAAATTCCGATGATTGTATTTTTGCATGGTGCTGGAGAACGAGGACAAAACGGATTGGTGCAGACAGAAGTGGGTTTGGCAACTTCTATTCGAAGACACCCGGAACGATGGCAGGCTATTGTCGTTTTCCCGCAATGTCCTGCGGGTAAATATTATAATGAGATAGAAGAAGATATTGATTTATGTATAAACAAAACACTAAAAGAATACAATATTGACAGGAAACGGATTTATTTAACAGGGCTTTCTATGGGAGGTTTTGGAACCTGGATTTATGGTGCTAAACATACGGATATGTTTGCGGCATTAGTCCCAATATGCGGTGGTGGAGAATTGGCTTTTATAAAACAGCGATTGGAACGACCGGAGATACCCGATGAAACACCGCAGGATGTAGAACAACGAGTGCAACGATTAAAAGATATGCCTATCTGGGCATTTCATGGAGCAGATGATGATGTCGTTCCTGTGGATTGCACCCGAAATTTTGTCCAAAAGATAAAAGATGCAGGAGGCACAAAAATATTATATACAGAATATCCTGGAGTAAAACACAACAGTTGGGTTAAGGCTTATGAGGAAACTGACCTCCCGAAGTGGCTATTTTCTCAACACAAATAA
- the rplJ gene encoding 50S ribosomal protein L10 yields the protein MPTKEKIESVKEIRERLENNALAIMTQYVGINVAQVTELRKKLREAGIQYKVYKNNLARIALREIGAEPAADFMNGPTAWAFGKDPVASAKIIKDFSKDVPFVQIVGGVMEGKVLTKDQVISLANLPPKEVLQAQVIGTIAAPLRNLVTVLNAIPTSLVNVLDQIKKKKEEAQSAA from the coding sequence TTGCCTACAAAAGAAAAAATCGAATCTGTAAAAGAAATTAGAGAACGGCTTGAAAACAATGCCCTTGCCATTATGACCCAGTATGTAGGGATTAATGTGGCACAGGTTACCGAATTGCGAAAGAAACTCCGTGAGGCAGGTATCCAGTATAAAGTTTACAAGAATAATCTTGCACGGATTGCTTTGCGGGAAATTGGTGCGGAACCTGCCGCAGATTTCATGAACGGTCCTACAGCATGGGCTTTCGGTAAAGACCCCGTAGCTTCAGCTAAAATAATAAAAGACTTCTCGAAGGATGTGCCTTTTGTTCAAATCGTTGGTGGAGTTATGGAAGGTAAAGTTCTTACCAAAGACCAGGTAATTAGCCTTGCTAACTTACCGCCTAAAGAGGTGTTGCAGGCACAAGTTATCGGGACTATCGCCGCACCCTTACGGAATCTTGTTACTGTTCTTAATGCGATACCTACAAGTTTGGTCAATGTGCTCGACCAGATTAAGAAAAAGAAGGAAGAAGCACAATCTGCCGCATAA
- the rplL gene encoding 50S ribosomal protein L7/L12: MSDKLQPIIDAIAELNVLELSELVKALEEKFGVTAAAPMAMAMPMMMPGAGAGAGAEAKDEGPSAYNVILKEQGSQKINLIKKVKDLLGLGLKEAKDLVDAVPKPIKENVSEEEAKKLKEELESVGAVVELVGV; this comes from the coding sequence ATGTCAGACAAATTACAACCTATCATTGATGCTATTGCAGAACTCAATGTTCTGGAACTGAGTGAATTAGTGAAAGCACTCGAAGAAAAGTTTGGAGTAACGGCTGCTGCTCCTATGGCAATGGCTATGCCCATGATGATGCCCGGAGCCGGTGCCGGAGCCGGTGCCGAAGCCAAAGATGAAGGTCCTTCTGCTTATAATGTAATCCTGAAAGAACAGGGTTCGCAGAAGATTAACCTGATTAAGAAAGTGAAAGACTTATTAGGTCTTGGATTGAAAGAAGCCAAAGACCTGGTGGATGCCGTTCCGAAGCCCATTAAAGAGAATGTGAGCGAAGAAGAAGCCAAGAAACTTAAGGAAGAATTGGAAAGTGTCGGAGCCGTTGTTGAACTTGTTGGCGTATAA
- a CDS encoding glycosyltransferase family 39 protein codes for MTQEQKSIYIRDMFILALWALVLFGINIWGYDLWSPDEPRYAEVAREMQITGNYLVPHVNGKPYLEKPPLLMWLMVISSYPFGELTELPARLPSIISGVLSVLLTYYLAKKLAGREIAWLSALIFMTMQRVWWQARFGQIDMLLTTLLLAALCCFYTWYYSEKKSYKLLFIMYLCILGALFSKGPGTLVFPVLFFIVFYWKEKRKIFDIHPIKGFFIVVLIYGIWYAYARWAGAAQLQEEATQVMGADLFKQTLGRFIYGVSHPQPPWYYFLTLPVDMFPWSVFLLWIIPWVWKNRNESEGIQFLLIWIIPAFIFFSIAVGKRAIYLLPLFPAMAILSALSLKSFEETSSLRWKKGIRILWTIILIGMAIVPFVVLGTEFANIWNIYWILISIIALIAIADTLFDFFRHSKVRSLLNQIPQHVSLYLFFTALIIFPSVNTVKSVRSFCEPMRKQNEKQMDYEAYSFGFEEEEYTFYAKHVIKTFFDDKELERIVLSQSQPYEFQNFISEVHKQYTRKTCKIPFANILAPTPEEIQQILSALDKVKEEVEKQGKVELLRNIEQLLDEKINDFYSFLSKDSQVFVLIREEDWKWVIARKPEIGKKVYLLKTRAEFNRPVLLLSNKPM; via the coding sequence ATGACACAAGAACAAAAGAGCATCTATATTAGAGATATGTTTATCCTTGCCCTCTGGGCTTTGGTCCTATTCGGAATAAATATCTGGGGTTACGATTTATGGTCGCCCGATGAACCAAGATATGCTGAAGTCGCCCGTGAAATGCAAATTACGGGGAATTATCTCGTTCCCCATGTAAATGGAAAGCCTTATCTCGAAAAACCTCCGCTCTTGATGTGGTTAATGGTCATATCTTCCTATCCCTTTGGAGAACTTACAGAATTGCCAGCCCGATTACCTTCTATAATTAGTGGAGTATTATCTGTTCTTCTTACCTACTATCTTGCAAAAAAACTTGCGGGTAGAGAAATCGCATGGTTATCTGCCCTTATATTTATGACAATGCAAAGGGTATGGTGGCAGGCACGGTTTGGTCAAATCGATATGTTGTTAACCACTTTATTATTAGCCGCTTTATGTTGTTTTTACACTTGGTATTACTCAGAAAAAAAATCCTACAAATTGTTGTTCATTATGTATTTGTGCATTTTAGGGGCATTGTTCTCTAAAGGACCCGGAACGCTTGTTTTCCCTGTATTATTTTTTATCGTATTTTATTGGAAGGAAAAGCGAAAGATTTTTGATATACACCCAATTAAAGGATTTTTCATTGTTGTTTTAATCTATGGAATATGGTATGCCTATGCTCGCTGGGCAGGAGCTGCACAATTACAGGAAGAAGCAACTCAAGTTATGGGGGCAGATTTATTCAAGCAGACATTAGGCAGGTTTATCTATGGTGTTTCTCATCCTCAACCCCCATGGTATTATTTTCTTACCCTGCCTGTGGATATGTTTCCATGGTCCGTTTTTCTATTATGGATTATCCCTTGGGTCTGGAAAAATAGGAATGAAAGTGAAGGAATTCAGTTCCTACTGATATGGATTATCCCTGCCTTTATTTTCTTCTCTATTGCAGTAGGTAAAAGAGCCATTTATCTGCTTCCCCTTTTCCCAGCAATGGCTATCCTTTCTGCTCTGAGTTTGAAGTCTTTTGAAGAAACTTCCTCATTACGATGGAAAAAAGGTATACGAATTTTATGGACCATTATATTAATTGGTATGGCAATCGTTCCTTTTGTTGTACTTGGGACAGAATTTGCAAATATCTGGAATATATACTGGATTCTTATCAGCATAATTGCACTTATAGCAATCGCTGATACATTATTTGATTTCTTCAGACATTCTAAGGTTCGTTCCCTTTTAAATCAAATTCCACAACATGTTTCTTTATATCTTTTCTTTACAGCATTAATTATTTTCCCATCAGTTAATACTGTCAAATCTGTTCGTAGTTTTTGTGAACCGATGAGAAAACAAAATGAAAAGCAAATGGATTATGAAGCATATAGTTTCGGATTTGAGGAAGAAGAATATACCTTTTATGCTAAACATGTTATTAAAACATTTTTTGATGATAAAGAATTAGAACGGATTGTTTTATCTCAATCTCAACCCTATGAATTTCAAAATTTCATTTCCGAAGTGCATAAACAATATACCCGAAAAACATGTAAAATACCGTTTGCAAATATATTGGCTCCAACTCCGGAGGAAATACAACAAATCCTTTCCGCATTAGACAAAGTAAAAGAAGAAGTAGAAAAGCAAGGGAAAGTGGAGTTATTACGAAATATTGAACAATTACTTGATGAAAAAATTAATGATTTTTATTCTTTTTTAAGTAAAGACAGTCAAGTTTTTGTGTTAATAAGAGAAGAAGATTGGAAATGGGTCATTGCAAGGAAACCCGAAATAGGGAAGAAGGTTTATTTACTCAAAACACGGGCAGAATTTAACCGTCCTGTACTTCTTCTTTCCAATAAACCCATGTAA